ATCCAAGGTTGGAAAGAAGAAAATGCTCTAATTGGTCTTGACATAGAATAGTGTGCGTAGATAATTGtccttctatgatcattgatgttGTGTTCTTGaattcttataattttatttttagaaaacatttcaaaattttatttttatggaaaCAGGAGTTATCccaattataatattttgtacCACTTTTTCCAAGTTAAGTcatgattttaattttcattgcCCTTTGTCTTAGCTCTAACATTTTCCTCGGCTACCTTGTATTCAAGATGTTTCATTAGAATCTAAACCCAcaattaaaagtttttggcaccGCCACTGCCATTAGTTAGTAATCCTTTATCCTATAAGTTTAAGCTCGGTTAAACTCGCGTCGTGGCTATACGTATATATACCGTTGTACTTGGAATCAAATTAATGAGGAATTTAGtactattattgattattttttccaattataaaagtatagcaattaaaaaatattaagtgGGGAAGACATTACTAAAGAAATACTCCTATTAATTATGTGTGtcctaaaattttctataatttcTAGTTTAGTCCCTCTCATTTGAtttataatcttttattttttgaaaatgacCCGTACTCTCATAAATTTTTATCCACATATTAATTcgacttttcattttattatccCATTTTAAATATCTTGTCTTATTATAATATCATCCTCCCTTAAATCAAACATTATATTTGTTGTAAATTAGAGGAATAGAGTTATATACTccctaatttcttttaaaagagtGTCATATTTGCTTTTGCacgttatttaataaatttaatgaatcATCAATATTTCTAAAgtatatgattaaaaattattaaaaaatcgatttatgttaaaatttatattgaaaagAATTAAATAAGTTATCAGTTGCTATGTTTTGAGTTataggttaaaaataaaatacaaagcAAGATAGAGCActtgaaaaatagaaaaatcacTTTTTTAGTGCGTGACGGAAGGGAAGGGCTAAAGGAGGAAGACAGTGAGAATGAGGGCTAAAGGAGGAACACAGTGAGGATCAAGTCTATGGCCTAACCTGTAACTAATGGTACATGctttaactaaaataaaatcaacttttgaaaaagtatattttgaaatggtaaaaTACTTCCAATATACACTTCTAAGATAGGGTAATATCACTTTTAGGagttgtttggtatgaactttttaataccATGTAAGGAATTCAATTACCATTACTTCACattttttgtttggtatgatattAGGTTAACCCAATCCCTTTCTTGAGGGTAATCGATACCCTTATATTGTTACTACTCATTTATGTCATGTAACAAATTTTCTTTCTAAGATCAAGTAAGTATATTccttatattttcataccaaacaacatataactacaacccatactcttacccttactcctctttatcatttccctttccattacatgttatgttcccataccaaacacccccttagaGGGGTTTGGGATGAATACCATGGAATCAAATAAGGGTCGTTTTAACTCCACTCGGTCGACTTGGAACGATTTTTTAAGCTACAGTTTCGAAATTACGAGGATTCTTCACGGGGTATAAAAAACGCCGAAAAGCCTAGAATTTTGTACGATCAGTCAAGTTGGAACCGGGATTCAGGGTATTTCGGAAATGAAACGAGGAACTGCAAGACACTTGGAATACTGGAAGTGGAAGCGTTGTCGGAAACGGCAATTCGCGGACTGAAGTGACTTGAATTCctacaacacaacacgttagccttgtctgGGGGGTGATTTCctggaaaacccctccgacacTCAAGTTAGAATGTAGATGAAAGATTAATGAGGAAACGATGAGATGGAGAACACAGGAATAGGGGTGTAGGGGTGAAAGTTAGTTGTGTCTCTGGGAGGTTAACGAAGAGGGTTGTCAAGGATTTCAGAAAGGCGATTATCAGATGATCCTTCCCATGATGCTGGTTGCCTCTATTATATAATGGTGGACAGGAAGTTACTTATGGGAGAAAGTTGGTTATCATGGATAATGGTGGGCAGTTATCAGCACTAAAGAAGGGGAATCATGAAGTTGAGGAGTAAAGGGCAGTTATTAGAGGGAAGTTAGGGCATTTGGAAGTTACTTACTAGAGGGGAGTTAGGGTATTTGGAGGTTACTAACTCATGGGCCAATCAAGCAGGTTGGGGAATCTAAGAAAAGGCCCTTGACTGAAAATCAGGGTCAACCGAAAAAGTCAAAGGGTAATTACGTAatgtgacattaataatttatataaataaataaattaaataaatgttaccatgacatttagccccacgcatgaaggatgatgtgaggAAATAGCCCCAACGATCGAAAacatcttcctttatgcggaaaaaataATAGTCCCTCAAAACTGAATTCACGAAGAAACACGGATGTGGAAGACACTCGAATGCCCAAGGAGACGAATATATCCACAATCTGGCAAACCTTCTGACGGATTATGAAAATTGGGCTCGTAAGCTTCGAATTGACTGCTCACATGTCGAATTTCGAGTTGTAACGAAAAGGTTGTGACATCTTCAAGAAAATCACGTAAAATTCACGTGGCACACACCACGTCTAAGCAAAAAACGAACAAAGTGAATCACAGCCGCGGCTTTCGATGTGCCATGTAGTAGCCCCCAGCCATCTATATCGTGCAGCAGCAAAAATGTAAACGTAGAGGTTCAATCCCACGACCTCTAATACGATGTGCAGGACTTAGGACCAACTGAGACAGCATCACCAACGTGTAACATTTCGCGCGGATATTTTATATTTCAGTACTTCCAGCttagtttatgctactttaatGCCGCAGATGTtccaatacttagaatatttttggaaCAAGATCGCCCccaaggggggtccgacttgtctacTATACGgataaaattacaatattttttattttttatttttcattttattttgttattattattatttttttttattattattattttttaatattacagTACTACATACCGTGGAGTCTTAGGAGGATAATATGCCGCGGAAGTGAGTTTGATTGGCCCACATACGCCTTGGAGTCCGAATAATAAATCATGTGAGCGGCTGATGACGCGGCTTGGATTAACACTTAGATTTTTTAGTCTTCCGGGGGGGACCTAGGGGGTCCGACTCGTCTATATGACGGAACAGGTCTTAGAATAACTCCTCATCTTCACGAGCTTCATATTTAACCATGACGCGGAACGAGTGCGATAGTCCGCGTCTTCAACTATACAGACAATACGTAAATTCTTCTATACTTGGAATATTTCCAAAATGATTGGGAGCacctgggagtccgacttatcgatatCACAGAATGATAAaaatacttagaataattttactCGTCTCAACGAGCCCCTCATTTTCTTGACTAGTCTCGTATTTTTTATGCCGCGGAAAGAATGTAAGGGTCCACGTCTTCAATCATACGGACAACACAGAAATCCTTCCATACTTggaatttttacaaaattattggctgggagtccgacttatcgaccacacggacATCTTCCATACTTTTAAAAATTGGAAGTTGGTCGCATGACGGTTTGTAGCGATAAGGGGGATGACGCGGCTACATTGTTTTCCGCGGCTGACATGGATGTCATAGCAAAAGATCTGCCACATCTACAAGTCGGACGGTAGAATGAGCAATCTTTCAGTCTTAGAATTTTTTCCATGTTTTTCTTGGGGTGTAatttagggtccgacttgtcgaccccGCGGCTTCAGGGGGAAACATGATAACTTAGAGAAATTATCAACATTTTCACACaccttgggggtccgacttatcaactACCCGGACATATTCATGTGATGAAATACATAGAAAAATTTCATATCTCCCACCttaattgggggtccgacttatcgacttcacGGATAACGCCAAGTAAATACTTAGGAAAATTATCCATATTGACCCTCTCATTGGGGGTCCGATTTATCGACCCTACGATTTCTTGAGAGCTGGGTGACTGGATACCTAGAAAAATTATCCCTAACCCCCCTTAcattgagggtccgacttgtcgacttccCGGTTTTAGTTTCGGATTTCACTTCTCGTTTTAAGGGCGTTTAAGTGTGAGGTTAAGCATTTATTGCTACAATAAATAGGGATTTCGGAACAGTTCCCTCTCACCTAATCTTCATAATATCTCCTTCATTTTTCAAGTTATTAgtgagagaaagtagagagataAGCTCTTACAACCACCAACcatccttcaaacttctgacaaaattcttgaagatcttcaaggtttctGACATAACTTCATCAAATTCCTGACAAATTTCCAAATTTCTTCAAACAAGGTATTCAAATTTTCCTtcaaatttttgaatttcttcaaactgttcttcgtGTTCTTAAATGTTAGTAGGGCTTTAAATTAGTTCATGAAACTAGTTTTTATTCTTTACAAATTTCGACTACTACCTTATGACTATTGCTAACATGGATGCCGTGGCTACTCATGGAACAATAGCTAACTTGGACATTAACTCTGCTAACCCGACGAAATTTCCTTTGGTAGTATGTAGACGTTTTAATAAGGAGGGATTGTTATTAAATGATTCGGATGATAGTAGTGCCATGAGAATCACCCCTTATTACGAATCAATAAAGACCGGGGACGAGCcgtctgtatcccctatataTACACCGGAGATAATGAATCGACTcctggaagggttattgtatgtagatatggaaaagatCGAGGGAGcagccgagtcttctggaaAGGAAAGCGCGATGCCGGTTCCTCCTCTACTTTATATCCTGGGACTTGGAAAAACAACGAGATGCCATCTCTCTGAAATGGGGTTTGAAGGATGATTTAAACATCATTACTCCGGGGAACTATGACACTGTTAGGTTTCCCCCTCCACATTGTATAGTTGTACATTTCCCTTCTTTCGAGTTAGGCTTAGGTTTCCTCTTCATCCCTTTTTTAGGGAAGTGTTAGATTTTTTGAACGTTTCTGTGCCTGAGTTATACCCTAATGAATGGGGCTGTATTGGGgcgtttttgattttatgtaaagttttggccgtgcctcCAACACTAACAGCTGTTAGATACATTTTTAGAGCCTGATTATGTGACTCCCAATTGCATGGTTGCGGGTGGATAACCGTTACACACAGTCGTGGGCTAaagatagtccacgacctccctgataaccagaaggggtataAGACGAAGTTCGCCTATTTGTACAGTTCTGGGGGGTGGAACATCAAGACTTCTTTTGACATCAAACCTAATCTTTCGGGTTTTAGTAACGGAATCCCGCAATGTTAATTTACTGACGCGGTCGTTGGCTCTTTCCATTACCATTGTATTTTACGTGTTTCtaacttttgattttttagaGATCGCCAAGGAGAATTTAAAGGCAAAGAATCCAGAcatgatgaagaaattcagtgtCCTGCAATTTGCTCAACGGGCTAACCAGAGGGTCGCGGAGAAGCCTTTGCCTCTTCCACCCAAGGTATACTTTCATGTTTTCTATAAGTGAGCTACGAGGAATTTTCTGACTTTTTCTCTTTGTAGGATTCGGCCACGGTCGAAAAGGGGCTGGACGAAGTGCCCAGCGAAGGGGAGGCTTTCCGACTTCTCGAGGAGAGAAGGAGGGTTCACATCCCTGATGAATCTAAGAGGGTGATCCCTCTCCAGAAGGAAGTGaaggagaagaaagagaagaaggagaggaagaggaagagagacTCCTCCTCCCATGCTGAAAGTGCCACGAAGAAAACTTTCGTGGACACTATAAGGACGGCCGTGCCTCTACAGGTGAGGTCGGCGGAGGGGGAGGTGTCTACCCCTCTGGTCAGGGTGGCGGCTGTCTCCAGCAAGGGCAAGGAGAAGGTGGGGGAGTCAGCTGCCACCCCAGAATTACATATCGCAGAGGTGTATCGTCGTCGTGAAGTTTTGCCCTTCAAACACAACACCCTGTTTACAGACTTGGGGCATAAGGGCATGATTACCCGATTCAACAGGGCGACTTTGCACTTAGTTAGCAAAGTGGATGTCGATCATTTGGAGTCCCTGTCTCCCTCCGATAGAGTGCGTCAATTCCAAGCTTCCGCGGCCGAGGTAACATCATCTACTCTGTCTTTTTAATAAGTCATCTATACATGGATTTTAATCCTCGTTATTTTGCAGACTTTTTTAAGGTTGTCCTTTGAGCTAAACTTGAGCCGTCAAAGTGCCGCATACAAGGAGACCCTAGCTGCCCTGGCCTCCCGCTGCGATGAGCAGAGCGAGGAGCTCAAGAAGGTCCGAGAAGAATTGGGCGAGCTGTCGGgcttaaaagaaaaaaactggCCAAATGCGCCGAACTAAAGGTGCGTTTGGTCAGGACTGAACAGTGGCGGGAGAGGGCCAAGAAGCAGTTAGAGGAGACCATTGGGAGCTTGGACGCAGCTTCGAATATGTCTGCCACCCTCGGCCATGAAACGGGGCGCCTGATGGATATTCACGCCAGGctggttcatcagaaccagcctCTCATGCATCAGGTGTCAGATGATTTGGCTAAGTTCAAGACCTTGCTATCCGCGGCTAAAGTGTACAAACTTCATTCGGAAAGACGAGCACGTATAGCTAGGGATAGCCGGAAGCGTCAAGTTTTTTGGGAGATCTGACAGTGGAGATAATGGACACCAGCTCTAGGATCAACGATGAGAAATATCGTctggctgccgcggagttaCGCGTCGACTTCGATTCTCTCCAACAAATGGCCAATCAAAAGGGAGACGAAGCTTTGACTAACCTGGTTTTGGTTTTAGAGCGGGAGTCGGCGGTGCTGGTTGACCCTAACTGGGACGTGGAGGAGGAGAGAGCTTGGCTGGAGAAGGTTGATATGGAAGCTGAGAAGGAGACATTATGCCTTGACTTGGATCAGTTAACTCTCTATCCTCCTTCGGCCTCGGATGCCCTTGAGAACTTGGCGCTTTCTAAACTGGAGAGTTTGTGCTTAGATTTATCAAATTTAATAATCGATGAAGGGAAAAACCTCCAAGGCTTGTCCAAGGAACTGTCAGAGATCGAGGTGGAGCTGTTCAACATTGAAGATTTTGTAAGCTTCACCCCGAGCCTTGACGAGGGGGTGGCCGGGTCTCCACAGCTGCTGCGTTCGGAAAACCTGAGGTGGATGTTGACGCCTTCTTGAATgacgtttgaatattttataatttgaacTATAGTTTGACGAAtttgtaatttgatttaatttggaATTTGAATATTTGGGCCTTGTAATTTGAATGACGATTTGTTTAGTCTATGTTGATGATTTTTGacgttttaaatatttatagtcGGGATACTTTAAATATACTTTTATGGTCCGCGGATTCCCACCGACCAAAATGGAGAACGCTGAGTTCCAAATATACATAGAATAAATTTGATCATTggacccctctcaaggggtccgacttatggatgtcACTGATTTCTGTCGGATTTATATGAATCACTGATTTTAACtcaaattgattttgatcttgtgACCCCTTTCaaagggtccgacttgtcgaggTCACTGATTTCTTTGTGGAAAGTACTgattttaataagatttgcaatattTGAAAACTAGATGATAATGAGAAAGTAGAATATAACCGAATATGTGTGAATGCTGAAGCTTTGAAGTTGGATAGTCTGAAAATACTGAAACTTCAGTTATATTGATAATGAATTTGTAATCGACGATGAAGATGATAACaatgaaaatgtaaatgataACACGGCTTGACAAGTTGGTACTTGAATGAAACTAGTGATTATTGACTGTGGCCTCTTGTGAATCTTACTAAATGAAGTATTTCTTCAAGTGATCTCCATTCCACGGCCGGGGTAATTTCTTTCCTTTTACGTCTTCTGATTCGAACGTCCCTGGTTTGATGACGCGGATAACTTTGAATGGGCCATCCCAGTTGGCTCCTAACTTTCCTTTCTCTACTATCTTTCCTGTAGCTTCGATTTTGCGGAGGACGAAGTCACAAACTTAAATACGTCTTGTTTTGACATGACGGTTGAAGCTGCGGaccattttctgtttttgggcTATCGATTTTAACAGGGCATTCCCCCTTGTCTCTGGTAGTAAATCCaaatttgttcttttttctAGTTCGTTCTCGCTGTGCGAGTAGTAGTTGACTCTCGTGGAGGGAATACCTAATTCTACGGGGAGCACGGCTTCAGACCCGTATACCAGGGAGAATGGTGTGTGTCCCGTTGCTTCTTTAATTGTTGTTCGGCTTGCCCACAGAATGccgggtagttcttcatcccaagtgCCTTTTTGCCCCTTCCACTTTCTTTTTGATGCCGTTCATAATTTCCTTGTTCGCTGACTCGACCTGGCCATTTGTTTGAGGTCGGGATACTGAACTGAATCGGATTTGAATGTTGAACATGTCGCAGTACTCTATTGTGTGCTTGCTGACAAACTGTCTCCCATTGTCGGTGATGATTACGCGAGGAATGCCATATCTTGTGATGATATTTCGCCATATGAACTGGCAGACTTGCTTGTCTGTAATCGAGCTAAGGGCCTCGGCTTCCACATATTTGGTAAAATAATCGACAGCCACGATGATGAACTTTCGTTGTCCCTTGGCTGGtgggaaggggccaaggagatctATACCCCATTTGTCAAAGGGTAGGACAGCTTGAATGGCGGACAAATAGTTAGATGGTTTTCTTCCTATCTTTGAATAATACTGGCATTGGGGACATCGCTTGATCAGTGCTTCGACATCACCCTTGAGAGAGGGCCAGTAGTATCCATTTCTGAGGACTTTGCAAATTACAATTCGTACTCCTTGATGTATTCCACATccgccttcgtgtatttcgcgaaggatgtagtttccttcttcaggagaaaCACATTTCAGAAAGGGATGTGTATATGATTTTttgtagagcgttccttcgtggagttcgaaccatcCGGCCTtcttttgaagcatttttgccTGATTCTCGTCTTGGGGGAGCATTTGATTTTGCAAGTATTTGATGTATAGTTCCATCCATGTCTCTAATCTATCGATGGTGTTGACCATGAAGTTAATGCTAGGGTTAGGAAGCACTTCCCAGATGATATCACGGGCCGCGGATGTTTCGGCTGAGCTGGCAAGTTTGTCCAGGGAGTCGGCTTGTGCATTTTGGGATCTTGGGATGTGAACCAAtgtgaatttgtcgaatttcTCGACAAATTCTCTTACTTGTTGCAAATACATCTTCATGCTATCATCCTTCGCCTCGAATTCCCCGTTCACTTGCCCGACTATCAATTGGGAGTCGAAAAAGGTGGATAAGGATTTAGCCCCGGCTTCATCGCATATTTTAAGCCCCAAGAGTAATGCTTCATATTCTGCCTCATTATTAGATGCCGCAAATTTGAATCTGACTACCCTTTCCATGCGAACCCCGACGGAAGATACAATTAGAAGTCCCGCTCCGCTTGCTGATTGCGTGgaggacccatctacatacaatTTCCATTCTTGATTGGCTTCGGGATGATGAGGGATGGTACTATCAGCAATGAAGTCAGCCAGggcttgggctttgattgccGTTCGTGGCTCGTATTCAATGCCGAAATCTGCAAGTTGATTAGCCCAGTCTGTGACGcggcttgatttgtttttcccttccagaatctttttcaaaggttaGCTGGTTCGGATGGTGGCCTGGTGGGATTGAAAGTACGGTTTCAATTTCTTGCTTGCCATCACGACTGCGAATAAGACCTTCTCCATTTCGCTATAGTTTCCCTCCGAGCCTCGAAAGGCATGACTTACGTAGTACACGGGGAActgcttcttttctctttcagcGACTGATACTCCTGACAGTGAGTATTCGGAGACCGAGACATATAAGACTAGCTTTTCCCCGTTGATGGGagaaactagttttggcaaaGAGGACAAGTGCTCTTTTAACTGGTGGAAGGATTCCTCGGCTTCTCttgtccattcgaacttgcttTGTTTAAGGGTGTTGAAGAAAGGCGAGCATTTGTCCGCGGACTTGGATAGGAATCTCCCTAAGGCGGCCACGCACCCTGTTAGCTTTTGGACTTCTTTTACAAACATAGGGGATTTCATATCTTGAATTGCCCGGATCTTGTCTGGGTTTGCTTTGATCCCTCTCTCGTCCACGAGAAAGCCAAGACATTTTCCTCCGATGACTCCAAACACGCACTTGTTAGGGTTGAATCACATTTGGTGTTCACGAAGGGTTATGAATGTTTCACGTAAGTCCGCGGCATGCTCGGACGCCTgtttgctttttgtgatcatgtcatccacgtatacCTCCAAGTTTCGTCCTATCTGGGACTGgaagaccttgttgaccatTCTCTGATAAGTGGCTCCGGCATTTTTtaacccaaagggcatgactttaTAGCAGTACACGCCGGCATTTGTAATGAATGCGGTGTGCGGCTGGTCTTCTGTGGCAAAGCGATTTGATGGTAACCTGCGTTAGCATCCATGAAGCTCAATAGGGCGTGGCCTACCATGGAGTCCACCAAACGATCTATTTTGGGGATAAgaaattggacctaatttgctgaaattaggtgaaaattgaTTCgaatttataacagttcgattaataatcggttcgggtttgtatcaatTCGAGTTAAAAACAGTTAAATCTTAATCGattttagtcaggttgcattcggttacaTGCATAATTcaggtcggatttgactcgggtcgatcactgttgagttcgggtaacatcggttaacgtttatatgtcggttataaaattcggttgcagttcgagttcgattttgcccttttcagtTATCAAACGATTCGAGTGCATTATCGGTTCGGATAATGCCGGTTCGGTAAACctgaaaaattaacattttttcgggtcggataattttcgattccgggtcggattttcgtgTCGGGTTAGATTTGAACTCTAATACCAACAAGTGTCATATGCCACAAACTTGACATAAAACCAGGCTACAAATCCGTGAAGCAAAAGCTAAGACATCAGGGGAAAGAAAGAATAGAGGCTGCCAAAGAAGAAGTTGAAAAATTACTAAAAGCAGGGTTCATCAGGGAGTGCAAATACTCCGAATGGCTTTCTAACGTCGTTCTCGTCAAGAAGTCAAATGGAAAATGGAGGATGTGCATTGATTTTACGGATCTAAACAAGGCATGTCCAAAAGACGACTATCCTCtgttttctaattatgattttttgaatatttgaaaactaatttctaatattgaaacattgtaaataagattatctataaataaataagattccccatgatattgatatcaattataaaccaataagtacattacaaaaaccttagaaacataCTGAAGTAGAACAATACAAAAACTTAGATGTTTCTTCAACACTTCAATCTAGACTTATCTTGCTTTCTATTGCTTTCTATTTACTCTtatgagaaaaataatgaaGGGCTAAGAATGAAACCATTTTGAAATCAATGGTTAAAATCTAAAATTCATGTGGCATTCATAGTTGTATGTAATT
The Amaranthus tricolor cultivar Red isolate AtriRed21 chromosome 11, ASM2621246v1, whole genome shotgun sequence DNA segment above includes these coding regions:
- the LOC130826503 gene encoding uncharacterized protein LOC130826503, with product MKSPMFVKEVQKLTGCVAALGRFLSKSADKCSPFFNTLKQSKFEWTREAEESFHQLKEHLSSLPKLVSPINGEKLVLYVSVSEYSLSGVSVAEREKKQFPVYYVSHAFRGSEGNYSEMEKVLFAVVMASKKLKPRVTDWANQLADFGIEYEPRTAIKAQALADFIADSTIPHHPEANQEWKLYVDGSSTQSASGAGLLIVSSVGVRMERVVRFKFAASNNEAEYEALLLGLKICDEAGAKSLSTFFDSQLIVGQVNGEFEAKDDSMKMYLQQVREFVEKFDKFTLVHIPRSQNAQADSLDKLASSAETSAARDIIWEVLPNPSINFMVNTIDRLETWMELYIKYLQNQMLPQDENQAKMLQKKAGWFELHEGTLYKKSYTHPFLKCVSPEEGNYILREIHEGGCGIHQGVRIVICKVLRNGYYWPSLKGDVEALIKRCPQCQYYSKIGRKPSNYLSAIQAVLPFDKWGIDLLGPFPPAKGQRKFIIVAVDYFTKYVEAEALSSITDKQVCQFIWRNIITRYGIPRVIITDNGRQFVSKHTIEYCDMFNIQIRFSSVSRPQTNGQVESANKEIMNGIKKKVEGAKRIRYSLHESQLLLAQRERTRKKNKFGFTTRDKGECPVKIDSPKTENGPQLQPSCQNKTDVRIRRRKRKEITPAVEWRSLEEILHLVRFTRGHSQ